A single genomic interval of Nitrospirota bacterium harbors:
- a CDS encoding putative zinc-binding metallopeptidase, with protein MLSSAADDQPWAAWPDDKLLNLKLCDLQLGLEGGFLSEQIARLYAELESRRLVFRPHFWLSDEWFTPDGVSGIAIPFYLAHPRLARLELSQMLEVEGGTAEWCMRILRHETGHAIENAHLLRRRRRRRQLFGKSSQPYPDYYTPKPYSRSFVLHLDIWYAQSHPDEDFAETFAVWLDPDSMWRERYRGWPALKKLEYMDQLMRELADVPPKVSSTQEIDPLSSLSKTLREHYEQKRERYGVERPNFYDADLRRLFSDAPAFAGNKTAAAFLSRIRKEVRRKVAGWTGEYQYTIDQVLESMIVRCRELNLRLAVPEDQAKLDFTVLLTVQTMNYLHSGRHRVAL; from the coding sequence ATCCTCTCCAGCGCAGCCGATGATCAGCCTTGGGCGGCTTGGCCGGACGACAAGCTCCTGAATCTGAAACTGTGCGATCTGCAGTTGGGTCTCGAGGGGGGATTTCTCTCTGAACAGATTGCGCGGCTGTATGCCGAGCTTGAATCCAGACGATTGGTCTTCAGACCGCACTTTTGGCTGTCCGACGAGTGGTTCACCCCGGACGGAGTCTCCGGGATCGCCATTCCGTTCTATCTGGCGCATCCACGCCTCGCTCGGCTCGAACTCAGCCAAATGCTGGAGGTGGAAGGGGGCACTGCCGAGTGGTGCATGCGCATCCTGCGCCACGAGACGGGACATGCCATCGAAAATGCCCACCTGCTTCGCCGGCGCCGGCGGCGGCGGCAGTTGTTCGGGAAGTCGTCGCAGCCCTATCCCGATTATTACACGCCTAAGCCGTATAGCCGCAGCTTTGTGCTGCATCTGGACATTTGGTATGCGCAAAGCCATCCGGACGAGGACTTCGCGGAGACCTTCGCCGTTTGGCTGGATCCGGATTCAATGTGGCGTGAACGCTACCGCGGCTGGCCGGCGCTCAAGAAGCTCGAATACATGGATCAGCTCATGCGGGAGCTGGCTGATGTCCCGCCGAAGGTGTCATCCACGCAGGAGATCGATCCTCTCTCGAGTCTCAGCAAGACCCTGCGAGAGCATTACGAACAGAAGCGCGAGCGCTACGGCGTGGAACGCCCGAATTTTTACGATGCCGATCTCCGCCGGCTGTTCTCCGACGCGCCTGCTTTCGCCGGTAACAAGACCGCGGCCGCCTTTCTCAGCCGAATCCGCAAGGAAGTCCGCCGCAAGGTCGCCGGCTGGACGGGGGAATATCAATACACCATCGATCAGGTGCTCGAGAGCATGATCGTCCGTTGTCGCGAATTAAATCTGCGGCTTGCTGTTCCGGAAGACCAGGCGAAGCTCGACTTCACGGTGCTGTTGACAGTGCAAACGATGAACTATCTCCACAGCGGTCGTCACCGGGTGGCGTTATGA
- a CDS encoding ATP-grasp domain-containing protein: MRKLRVLVLMHEDLVPPEHTNGHDLKTVEWKTEYDVVSTLRKMGHEVRPLGVKSDLGVIRSAVEEWRPHIAFNLLEEFDGVAVYDQNVVSYLELLRVPYTGCNPRGLMLARDKALSKKVLSFHRIPFPEFIVVPLGRSVKRPKWLSFPLIVKSVSEEASLGISQASIVEDDEKLRERVAFIHNSVGTGAIVERYIEGRELYVGVLGNSHLQVLPVWELLMDKMPDESRRIATERVKWSRKYQEKYGIRSCEAKTLPEGMTEQIQHLAKRVYRALGLSGYARIDLRLDAEGRVYVLEANPNPQIAEDEDFAESAQRANLSYSDLLQDVLNIGLRWRPARVA, translated from the coding sequence ATGAGAAAACTCCGTGTCCTGGTCCTGATGCACGAGGACCTCGTTCCTCCAGAACACACCAACGGGCATGATCTGAAGACGGTGGAATGGAAAACCGAGTACGACGTGGTCTCGACGCTCAGGAAGATGGGCCACGAAGTCCGTCCCCTAGGCGTGAAGAGCGACCTGGGCGTCATCCGGAGCGCCGTCGAGGAGTGGAGACCGCACATCGCCTTCAATCTGCTCGAGGAATTCGACGGCGTGGCGGTGTATGACCAGAACGTCGTGTCCTACCTCGAGCTGCTCCGTGTTCCGTACACTGGCTGCAATCCGCGCGGGCTGATGCTGGCGCGCGACAAAGCGCTGTCGAAGAAAGTCCTGTCGTTTCACCGGATTCCATTTCCCGAGTTCATCGTCGTTCCCTTGGGCCGTTCGGTGAAGCGGCCGAAATGGCTCTCATTCCCTCTGATCGTCAAGTCGGTCTCCGAGGAGGCGTCGCTCGGGATTTCGCAGGCTTCCATCGTCGAAGACGACGAGAAGCTGCGGGAGCGCGTGGCGTTCATTCATAACAGCGTCGGCACGGGCGCCATCGTCGAGCGGTACATCGAGGGGCGGGAACTTTACGTCGGCGTGCTGGGGAATTCCCACCTGCAGGTGCTGCCGGTGTGGGAGCTGCTGATGGACAAGATGCCGGACGAGTCCCGCCGCATCGCGACCGAGCGGGTGAAGTGGAGTCGGAAATACCAAGAGAAGTACGGCATCCGGTCGTGCGAAGCCAAGACCCTTCCGGAGGGAATGACGGAGCAGATCCAGCATCTGGCCAAACGGGTCTATCGCGCTCTCGGACTGAGCGGCTATGCACGGATCGATCTCCGGCTTGACGCGGAGGGTCGCGTGTACGTCCTGGAAGCCAATCCGAATCCGCAAATCGCCGAAGACGAAGACTTCGCCGAGTCCGCACAGCGGGCTAACCTCTCCTATAGCGATCTGCTTCAAGATGTCCTGAACATCGGGCTGCGCTGGCGACCTGCCCGCGTCGCCTAG
- a CDS encoding 2,3-bisphosphoglycerate-dependent phosphoglycerate mutase has product MGRLVLLRHGESQWNLENRFTGWVDVPLSAKGEEEAREAGKKLIGYRFDRAFTSVLTRAIETLRIVLEVIGQSHIPIEKDQALNERMYGDLQGLNKAETAQKYGEHQVKLWRRSYDIRPPGGESLKDTAERVLPYYKSRIEPHVLAGETILIAAHGNSLRALVMHLDRLTPDQVLELNIPTGAPLLYEFGPEGTATAHRYL; this is encoded by the coding sequence ATGGGTCGGCTGGTGTTGCTGCGTCACGGCGAATCGCAATGGAATCTAGAAAACCGGTTCACGGGCTGGGTAGACGTCCCTCTGTCGGCGAAGGGTGAAGAAGAAGCGCGGGAGGCGGGCAAGAAACTGATCGGTTATCGCTTTGACCGAGCCTTTACGTCGGTGTTGACCAGAGCGATCGAGACTCTCCGAATCGTTCTGGAAGTCATCGGACAGTCCCACATTCCGATCGAAAAGGACCAGGCCTTGAATGAACGCATGTACGGCGACTTGCAGGGACTTAACAAGGCGGAAACAGCGCAGAAATACGGTGAGCACCAGGTTAAGCTGTGGCGCCGAAGTTACGACATTCGTCCGCCGGGAGGAGAAAGTCTCAAGGACACGGCGGAGCGCGTGCTGCCCTATTACAAATCCCGTATTGAACCCCACGTTCTCGCTGGGGAAACCATCCTGATCGCCGCCCACGGCAACAGCCTGCGCGCCCTGGTGATGCACCTCGATCGTCTGACGCCGGATCAAGTGCTTGAGCTGAACATTCCCACCGGCGCTCCCTTACTTTACGAATTCGGCCCTGAGGGAACGGCCACGGCGCATCGGTATCTCTAG